One Apium graveolens cultivar Ventura unplaced genomic scaffold, ASM990537v1 ctg6592, whole genome shotgun sequence DNA segment encodes these proteins:
- the LOC141703367 gene encoding uncharacterized protein LOC141703367, translating into MSPFQLVYYKACHLPTELEHKAYWALKKLNFDMAAAGEKRMLQLNELDEFRLQAYESNKLYKEKVKRWHVKRLVHKTFVPGQQVLLFNSRLRLFPGKLKSRWLGPFFVKTVFPHGALEIFDKHPGQAFKVNGQRLKHYYEDTVNREVVNVVLATT; encoded by the coding sequence ATGTCTCCTTTCCAGTTGGTGTATTATAAGGCATGTCATTTGCCTACGGAGttagagcataaagcgtattgggctttgaagaaactgAATTTTGATATGGCAGCTGCTGGAgagaagagaatgcttcagcttaatgaactaGACGAGTTCCGTCTTCAGGCTTATGAAAGCAACAAGTTATACAAGGAGAAGGTCAAGAGATGGCATGTTAAGAGGCTAGTGCACAAGACATTTGTGCCTGGTCAACAAGTTCtattgttcaactctcgtctccgactttttccaggGAAGCTTAAGTCACGATGGTTAGGTCCATTCTTTGTCAAAACTGTTTTTCCACATGGAGCTTTGGAAATTTTTGATAAGCATCCAGGACAAGctttcaaagtaaatggtcagaggttgaagcattattatgagGATACGGTGAACCGTGAGGTGGTGAACGTCGTTCTTGCGACAACTTGA